AAGCTGCCACAGGGCCGTTACCTTCCGCCGCCTCCAGAATATTTCTGCCGTCAACAGCGACTTTGACTGTAGCTAGGGCATTGCTAGTTTCTTTCCCCTCAATTAAGTCGCAGTGGACTTGAAAACCTTTGACTTCAAAAAACTTCTGGCGATCTCCTAAAGCTTCGTGCATCAACAGTACAAAACTGGCTTCTGCTGCCTCAAATTGAAATCCTTCACTCTCCAAATCTTTGAGACGCTGGAGAATTTCTCTCGCCTCTGCCTTTTGCTGATCCAATTCAATGCCAAAACTGCGGGCTTTAGCTAAAACATTGCTCAATCCAGACTGTTCAGAAATCACAATGCGGCGACGATTCCCGACTTGTTCCGGCTGAATGTGTTCGTAAGTTAGGGGGTTACGTTCCACGGCTGATACATGAATACCGCCCTTGTGGGCAAAAGCCGAACGTCCGACAAAAGGGGCATGTTCATCTGGTGCAAGGTTGACAACCTCACTCACAAAACGACTAGCTTCTGTAAGTTGTGTGAGCTGGTCTTCTGTGATACAACTGTAACCCGCCTTCAATTGTAAATTGGGAATTAACGAACAGAGGTTAGCATTGCCGCAACGTTCACCATAACCATTAATTGTGCCCTGTACCATCTTTGCCCCGGCCATCACGGCAGCTATTGCGTTAGCAACTGCCATTTCCGAATCGTTATGAGTATGAATTCCAATTTGAGGGATTGGGGATTGGGAAGAGTCTTTCCTAGTCCCCAGTCCCCAGTCCCCAGTCCCCAGTTTCCCAGTCACCTTTACCACATCTTGAACAATTTGGCTAATTTCGTGGGGTAAAGTGCCGCCATTGGTATCACAGAGGACGAGCCATTCAGCACCAGCTGCGATCGCCACCTCTAATGTCTGTAAAGCATAATCTCGATTGTGCTTATAGCCATCAAACCAATGTTCGGCATCGTAGATAATCCGACGACCTTGAGAACGGAGGTACTCAATTGTGTCGCGAATCATTGCCAAATTTTCTGCTAATGTCGTCTTGAGTCCTGTTGTCACGTGTAAATCCCAAGACTTGCCAAAAATCGTTACCCAGCGAGTTCCCGCAGCCAAAATATCCTGTAGCATCGGTTCGGTTGCAGCAGTCGAGTTAGGGCGTCGAGTCGAACAAAAAGCCACAATTTCAGCTTGTTTGAGCGGATCTTCTTGGAGTTGCCAGAAAAATTGTACATCCTTGGGATTGGCACCAGGCCAACCGCCTTCAATAAAGGGAATTCCCAGTTGATCGAGTCTACGGGCAATGCGTAACTTATCTTCTATCGATACTGATAGCCCCTCGCGCTGAGTGCCATCCCGTAATGTAGTGTCATAGAGCCAAAGTTGAGGTGATGAATTTGTGGTCATAAAACTGGGACCGACGAGACAACTTTCGAGGCAATGTGTCAATATACAACAAAAAGCCATTTTGGCAGTTTAAAAATGCCTAAAGTACTAGCTGAAGGTAAAACAATTGATTGTGAGCAAGGAAGCAATCTCCGAGAGATTTTGCTGCAAAATAGTATTGAACTCTACAATGGCGGTGCTAAGGTAATAAACTGTCGGGGCATTGGCAGTTGTGGTACCTGTACGGTTAAGGTAGAGGGCAAAGTATCAGCAGCGAATTGGCGCGATCGAGCGCGGCGTTCGCTTCCTCCCCATTCTCCTACAACAGACTTACGTTTAGCCTGTCAAACTCAGGTTTTAGGCGATGTGAAAGTGACAAAGTTTGATGGATTTTGGGGACAAGGTTCTCGAATAGTGTGGACACCAAAAGGTTAAAAAGGAGTAAGACAAGATGGGTAGATGGACACCCTTAATTTTGATGGCTGGAGGTTTGGCCATTCTGCTTGGTACGTTACTAGGCATCAACTTTCCGATGGGAGTACAAACCGCTAACGCTCCCAGTGAAAAAAAATCCCAAGTTCTCCCAGCTAATATCAATGTTAATAGCAGTGCAGGCAGCAAGAATGATGAAACTGCAACTGAAGGAAATGAAAAAACTGAAACAAACGAAAACAGGCGCAGCATTGTAGCCCCAAGACCTGATAACAGGAGTAGTGTTGCCCAGAATCCTTCCACTGACTCAACCTCACCGGCTGACAGTACAACAGATGGTAGTACAAATACTTCCGACACAAACACCCCATCCAGCGATACAAATCAAAACAGCGAACCAATTCGCGCCTTGTGGTAAATCTCGATCCGTCTTTAGTTACGAGTTATAAGTTATAAGTTATGAGTTATGAGTTATGAGTTATGAGTTATGTACTAATGACCAATGACTAATGACTAATGACTAATGACCAATGACTAATGACTAATGACTAGTGAGACTGTAATTATTGGTGGCGGCGTTATTGGTTTGGCGATCGCCATTGAACTAAAACTGCGCGGGACAAATGTCACCGTGCTTTGTCGTGACTTCCAGGCTGCCGCTACCCACGCCGCCGCCGGGATGTTGGCACCAGATGCGGAAAACATCCCTAATGGGGCAATGCGTTCCTTGTGCTGGCGATCGCGTGCCTTATATCCCGACTGGACGCGCAAATTAGAAGAACTAACCGGCTTGAATACTGGTTATCGTCCCTGCGGTATCCTCGCACCTGTCTTTGAAGAGGCAGGGGGGCAGAGGGCAGGGAGCAGGGAGCAGGGAGCAGGGGGAGATAGGGAAGTAAATTCTTCCTCATCCCCCTCATCTCCCTCTTATTGGTTAAACAAAGAGGCAATTCACCAATATCAGCCAGGATTGGGAGCAGAAGTAGTTGGTGGTTGGTGGTATCCTGAAGACGCACAAGTTGATAATAAGGCTCTGGCTCATGTATTGCGGACGGCGGCTGAGTCTGTTGGTGTTGAACTCAAAGGCGGTATCACGGTAGAAGCATTTTTACAGCAGCAAGGGCAAGTGGTTGGTGTACAAACCAATGCTGGAATGATTCACGCCGCGCAATATGTTTTAGCTTCAGGTGCTTGGTCAAATGAATTGTTACCGCTACCTGTGCTACCCAGAAAAGGACAAATGCTGAGTGTGCAGATACCAGAAGTTTCGCCGGAATTGCCGTTGAAGCGGGTTTTGTTTGGGCAGGATATTTACATCGTACCAAGACGCGATCGCCTGGTGATTGGCGCAACCAGTGAAGACGTTGGCTTTATCCCCAACAACACCCCAGAAGGTATTCAAAAATTACTACAAGGTGCTATCCGCCTG
This Nostoc sp. C052 DNA region includes the following protein-coding sequences:
- the cimA gene encoding citramalate synthase, with protein sequence MTTNSSPQLWLYDTTLRDGTQREGLSVSIEDKLRIARRLDQLGIPFIEGGWPGANPKDVQFFWQLQEDPLKQAEIVAFCSTRRPNSTAATEPMLQDILAAGTRWVTIFGKSWDLHVTTGLKTTLAENLAMIRDTIEYLRSQGRRIIYDAEHWFDGYKHNRDYALQTLEVAIAAGAEWLVLCDTNGGTLPHEISQIVQDVVKVTGKLGTGDWGLGTRKDSSQSPIPQIGIHTHNDSEMAVANAIAAVMAGAKMVQGTINGYGERCGNANLCSLIPNLQLKAGYSCITEDQLTQLTEASRFVSEVVNLAPDEHAPFVGRSAFAHKGGIHVSAVERNPLTYEHIQPEQVGNRRRIVISEQSGLSNVLAKARSFGIELDQQKAEAREILQRLKDLESEGFQFEAAEASFVLLMHEALGDRQKFFEVKGFQVHCDLIEGKETSNALATVKVAVDGRNILEAAEGNGPVAALDAALRKALVNFYPQIATFDLTDYKVRILDGHTGTAAKTRVLVESGNGRQRWTTVGVSNNILAASYQAVVEGLEYGLLLHSQAEAALKAAS
- a CDS encoding 2Fe-2S iron-sulfur cluster-binding protein, with protein sequence MPKVLAEGKTIDCEQGSNLREILLQNSIELYNGGAKVINCRGIGSCGTCTVKVEGKVSAANWRDRARRSLPPHSPTTDLRLACQTQVLGDVKVTKFDGFWGQGSRIVWTPKG